Proteins from a single region of Flavobacterium sp. K5-23:
- a CDS encoding DUF6155 family protein, which produces MSKRDLKKYLSELNKEQLEEQIIELYEKFSPVKVYYNFVFNPKEETLLQECKLKISNEYFPIKKTARGKSKPKMRRSVAQKYIKHFTVLGVDPFVIADVMLYNVEIAQAYSTDHPIKQELFYKSMFNSFEQAAKFIIANGILNEFKKRLNAIQGETRIQKWHNEADFSTIMERMEF; this is translated from the coding sequence ATGAGCAAAAGGGATTTAAAAAAATATCTGTCTGAACTGAATAAAGAGCAACTCGAAGAGCAAATTATCGAGTTGTATGAAAAATTCAGTCCTGTAAAAGTATATTATAATTTTGTTTTTAACCCAAAGGAGGAAACGCTGCTACAGGAGTGCAAACTAAAGATTTCTAATGAGTATTTCCCCATAAAAAAAACTGCCAGAGGCAAAAGCAAACCCAAAATGCGCCGTTCAGTCGCTCAAAAATACATCAAGCATTTCACGGTATTGGGTGTAGATCCTTTTGTAATTGCTGATGTGATGCTTTATAATGTCGAAATCGCCCAAGCTTATTCTACTGATCATCCCATTAAACAGGAATTGTTTTATAAAAGTATGTTCAATTCTTTCGAACAGGCCGCAAAATTCATAATTGCTAACGGAATTTTAAATGAATTTAAAAAAAGACTTAACGCAATTCAAGGTGAAACACGCATTCAAAAATGGCATAACGAAGCTGATTTCAGTACAATTATGGAAAGAATGGAGTTTTAA
- a CDS encoding DUF3817 domain-containing protein: MLKIFKVTAILEGISYLVLFSNMLLIKPNNFDLYKTLLYPIGMSHGVLFIGYVLLAILLKNSQKWSLKDFGIILAASLVPFGTFYVDKKYLKNV; this comes from the coding sequence ATGCTCAAGATTTTTAAGGTTACAGCGATTCTCGAAGGAATATCCTATTTGGTTTTATTTTCTAATATGCTTTTAATTAAGCCTAACAATTTTGATCTATATAAAACACTGTTATATCCTATAGGTATGAGTCACGGAGTTTTATTTATTGGTTATGTTTTATTGGCAATTTTACTTAAGAATTCCCAAAAATGGTCTTTGAAAGACTTCGGAATTATATTAGCGGCTTCATTAGTTCCTTTTGGGACCTTTTACGTAGATAAGAAATACTTGAAAAATGTATAA
- a CDS encoding mechanosensitive ion channel family protein, translating to MYKLIEQIFKFLYPLFRKWGMGYSLATYTSLIINIVLLCVLAYFIYVVFRLVLVTVMVFVAQKTKTQFDDLLVSNKTAKYIAHLIPLLLIYKSVPIILNKFEYWEGVFGKLVGIYIVFLVLWIIRTIFNALRDYLKLKPRYSDKPIDSFIQVIMIVLWMVGVTIIISKLFEINPKDLLTTLGAVSALIILIFRDIILGFVASVQVSINDMVRIGDWITMDKFGADGDVIEINLTTVKVRNFDNTTTTIPTYSLSSDSFQNWRGMLNSEGRRIKRHILIKTSSIRFLEESELNNLKDIEIISSYIDSQKRDIDKFNNSNSVDKSIPINGRNLTNLGLFRKYITQYLENHPALNQEMLLMCRQLQSTSHGVPIEIYVFSKDKRWENYEYVMSDVFDHIFASVKYFDLEVFELPSERDYLK from the coding sequence ATGTATAAACTAATAGAACAAATCTTCAAATTTCTCTATCCCCTATTTCGTAAATGGGGAATGGGATATAGTCTTGCTACTTATACCAGTTTGATCATAAATATCGTCTTACTTTGTGTATTGGCGTATTTTATTTATGTTGTCTTTAGACTTGTATTAGTAACTGTAATGGTGTTTGTAGCCCAAAAAACTAAAACCCAGTTTGATGATTTATTAGTTTCGAATAAAACGGCAAAGTACATTGCCCATCTTATCCCGCTGTTATTAATCTATAAGTCGGTACCCATAATTTTAAACAAGTTTGAATACTGGGAAGGCGTTTTTGGAAAACTGGTTGGTATTTATATTGTATTTCTGGTGTTGTGGATCATCCGTACCATATTCAATGCTTTAAGGGATTATTTAAAATTAAAACCACGTTATAGCGACAAGCCTATTGATAGCTTCATTCAGGTTATTATGATTGTCTTATGGATGGTTGGTGTTACAATTATCATCTCTAAATTATTTGAAATTAACCCTAAAGATCTCTTAACTACTTTAGGAGCTGTTTCAGCTTTGATTATTTTAATATTCAGAGATATCATTTTGGGATTTGTTGCCAGTGTTCAAGTATCTATCAATGATATGGTTCGAATAGGTGATTGGATTACAATGGATAAATTTGGGGCTGACGGTGATGTTATCGAAATCAACTTAACTACGGTTAAAGTTCGAAATTTTGATAATACAACCACTACCATTCCTACCTATAGCCTGAGTTCAGATTCTTTTCAAAACTGGAGAGGAATGCTAAATTCTGAAGGAAGACGTATTAAAAGACACATCCTTATAAAGACAAGCAGTATTCGTTTTCTCGAAGAATCGGAATTAAATAATCTAAAGGATATTGAAATTATAAGTTCTTATATTGATTCTCAAAAAAGGGATATTGATAAATTCAACAATTCAAATTCAGTTGATAAATCCATTCCTATCAATGGTAGGAACCTTACTAATTTAGGATTGTTTAGGAAATACATCACACAATATTTAGAAAATCATCCAGCTCTAAACCAAGAAATGCTATTGATGTGTCGTCAATTGCAATCAACTTCTCACGGTGTTCCTATAGAGATTTATGTTTTTTCGAAGGATAAAAGATGGGAAAACTATGAATATGTAATGTCGGATGTTTTTGATCATATTTTCGCATCAGTAAAATACTTTGATTTGGAGGTATTTGAATTACCTTCTGAAAGGGATTATTTAAAATAA
- a CDS encoding GNAT family N-acetyltransferase — translation MKSNKSELLSKRLTLRLVDFSDLNAIHILHCLPETDEFNTLGIPENIEQTKTILESWVLANEQEEILSYTFAIETIKENIFIGLFGLKLWASKHRRGEVWYKLHSDHWGNGYATESLNLILDFGFNSLNLHRIQAGCAVDNPGSIKVLEKAGMIREGRGRQLLPLKSGWSDNFEYSILETDDRKTNII, via the coding sequence ATGAAAAGCAATAAATCCGAATTACTAAGCAAACGATTAACATTGAGGTTGGTTGATTTTTCGGATTTAAATGCGATTCATATATTACATTGCTTACCGGAAACGGACGAATTCAATACTTTAGGAATTCCCGAAAATATTGAGCAAACCAAAACAATACTCGAATCCTGGGTTTTAGCTAACGAACAGGAAGAAATCCTAAGTTATACCTTTGCCATTGAAACGATTAAAGAGAATATATTCATTGGTCTTTTTGGTCTGAAATTATGGGCTTCTAAACACCGAAGAGGGGAAGTCTGGTACAAATTACATTCGGATCACTGGGGAAATGGATATGCCACCGAATCTTTAAATTTAATCTTAGACTTTGGCTTCAATTCATTAAACCTTCATAGGATTCAAGCAGGTTGTGCAGTTGATAATCCTGGCTCTATAAAAGTACTTGAAAAAGCAGGAATGATTCGAGAAGGCCGAGGAAGACAACTATTACCCTTAAAATCAGGCTGGTCTGACAATTTCGAGTATTCTATTTTAGAAACTGACGATAGAAAAACAAACATTATATAA
- a CDS encoding acyl-CoA thioesterase, translating into MRFHTRKWVKPEDLNPNGTLFGGQLLAWIDEELALYTIVQLENSRVVTKHLSEINFRSSAKQGDIIEIGINVVKFGNSSLTLKCEARNMMTRETIISIDKITMVNLGADGKPKAHGKTEVEYVKNLLL; encoded by the coding sequence ATGCGATTTCACACTAGAAAATGGGTAAAACCCGAAGACCTAAACCCAAACGGAACCTTGTTTGGAGGTCAATTGTTAGCTTGGATTGACGAAGAATTGGCTTTGTACACCATTGTTCAATTAGAAAATTCAAGAGTTGTTACCAAGCACCTTTCTGAAATTAATTTTAGGAGTTCGGCGAAACAAGGAGACATTATCGAAATTGGTATTAATGTCGTTAAATTCGGAAATAGTTCCCTTACGCTAAAATGCGAGGCACGAAATATGATGACTCGTGAAACAATTATTTCGATTGATAAAATTACTATGGTGAATTTAGGTGCCGATGGAAAACCAAAAGCCCACGGAAAAACGGAAGTTGAATATGTAAAAAACCTTTTATTGTAA
- a CDS encoding class I SAM-dependent methyltransferase has product MSDKKFIPALGYDFLTVYYDLAIKLTMPEKKFRQLLVEHIDPQDKECILEFGFGTGQNLILIKNKNPNIDLKELDIDPKVKEITAYKLAKNNLEVPLNLYDGTTFPYQDNQFDKVYSCLVFHQLDAQTKSNCLKEINRVLKPNGQLIIADWGKASNIMMRFTFRLVQILDGFKTTNDNVKGKIPQFISNAGFLDVSVSKSINTLIGTFSYFNAVKKT; this is encoded by the coding sequence ATGAGTGATAAAAAATTTATTCCAGCTTTAGGATATGATTTCCTGACTGTTTATTATGATTTAGCCATAAAATTAACAATGCCTGAAAAGAAATTTAGACAATTGTTAGTAGAACATATAGACCCTCAAGACAAAGAATGTATTTTAGAATTTGGTTTTGGTACAGGACAAAATTTAATTTTAATCAAAAATAAAAATCCAAATATTGATTTAAAAGAATTAGATATTGACCCAAAGGTAAAAGAAATAACAGCCTATAAACTAGCAAAAAACAATCTTGAAGTTCCTCTAAATTTATATGATGGTACTACTTTTCCTTATCAAGATAATCAATTCGATAAAGTATATAGTTGTCTGGTATTTCATCAATTAGATGCACAAACAAAAAGTAATTGTCTGAAAGAAATTAATCGTGTTTTAAAACCAAATGGACAATTAATTATTGCCGATTGGGGAAAAGCATCTAATATTATGATGCGTTTTACTTTCAGATTAGTTCAAATATTGGATGGTTTTAAAACTACAAATGATAATGTTAAAGGCAAAATACCTCAATTTATTAGTAATGCAGGATTTCTAGACGTAAGTGTTTCTAAATCTATAAACACATTAATTGGTACTTTTTCTTATTTTAATGCAGTAAAAAAGACTTAA
- a CDS encoding nuclear transport factor 2 family protein, whose amino-acid sequence MKNLKLINLLMILFVTIANAQNKNEDRSISKDNDAVIAVMKSYKDALQNLTTEGTFNLFTEDSKVFESGGIEGTYKNYIEHHLGPELGHFKSFTFSNYQIDTQVDGNYAFTTETYVYTIVLKANDKGETRTITKKGVATSILKKLDEKWKIINTHSSSRNLK is encoded by the coding sequence ATGAAAAACTTAAAATTGATTAATTTACTAATGATTCTTTTTGTGACAATAGCTAATGCTCAAAATAAGAATGAAGACAGAAGCATATCTAAAGATAATGATGCAGTTATAGCAGTTATGAAGTCATATAAAGATGCGCTTCAAAATTTAACAACAGAAGGAACTTTTAATCTTTTTACAGAAGACTCAAAAGTTTTTGAATCTGGAGGTATTGAAGGTACTTACAAAAATTACATAGAGCATCATTTAGGTCCAGAATTGGGACACTTTAAAAGTTTTACATTTTCGAATTATCAAATCGATACTCAGGTTGATGGTAATTATGCGTTTACAACAGAAACGTATGTTTATACCATTGTTTTAAAAGCTAATGATAAAGGAGAAACGAGAACTATAACTAAGAAAGGAGTGGCAACTTCAATTTTAAAGAAATTAGATGAAAAGTGGAAAATAATCAATACACATTCTTCTTCTAGAAACTTGAAATAG
- a CDS encoding copper-translocating P-type ATPase — protein MENHEHQKHEEMDHSKMDHSKMNHDKEDHSKMNHDHGNIPMGMAGHDHHKMMIADFKKRFWATLFLTVPILFFSPMIQEFFGYEILLPGNPYILFALSSIVYFYGGWPFLKGFLSEIKKAAPGMMTLIAMAISVAYFYSSATVFGLNGVDFFWELATLIAIMLVGHWIEMKSVLGASKALQLLVSMMPAEAHRVNGDIVEDIPLEDLLKDDMILVKPGEKIPADGIIVEGSSYLNESMLTGESKPVKKELNDKVIGGSVNGNGSLKVKVEHTGKDSYLNKVIKMVEEAQKTKSKMQNLSDRAAKWLTYIALATGFGTLAVWLVLGFPFVYALERMVTVMVIACPHALGLAIPLVVAISTAVSAQNGLLIRNRTAFEESRKISVLLFDKTGTLTKGDFGVTRIESTDEKYTSEEVLRLASALEQSSEHPIAVGVIKKIKESNGIIPKPENFMAITGKGVEADVEGKKVKVVSPGYLRDEKITIPEDAYSDAAETVVFVLIDGKLAGYIALADEIRPESYDAIKVFKKNNIKVLMATGDNEITAKAVSDKLGLDGYYSEVLPHQKVEIVKELQAKNEFVAMTGDGVNDAPALAQADVGIAVGSGTDVAAETADIILVNSNPQDIANLILFGKATYNKMIQNLVWATGYNVVAIPLAAGVLYSSGFVLGPAVGAVFMSLSTIIVAINAQLLKRKISKK, from the coding sequence ATGGAGAATCACGAACACCAAAAGCATGAAGAAATGGACCATTCGAAGATGGATCATTCTAAAATGAATCACGATAAAGAAGATCATTCTAAAATGAATCACGATCACGGTAATATTCCAATGGGAATGGCTGGACACGACCATCATAAAATGATGATTGCCGACTTTAAAAAACGGTTTTGGGCCACATTGTTCTTAACCGTACCCATCCTATTCTTTTCACCGATGATTCAGGAATTCTTTGGATATGAAATTCTGCTTCCCGGTAATCCGTATATCCTTTTTGCGCTTTCCAGTATTGTTTATTTCTATGGTGGTTGGCCTTTTTTAAAAGGCTTTTTGTCTGAAATAAAAAAAGCTGCTCCCGGAATGATGACCCTGATAGCTATGGCTATAAGTGTTGCTTATTTTTATAGCTCCGCGACCGTTTTTGGTTTAAATGGTGTCGATTTTTTCTGGGAACTGGCTACACTAATCGCAATTATGCTTGTGGGGCATTGGATTGAGATGAAAAGTGTTCTAGGCGCATCAAAGGCCTTACAATTATTGGTGAGTATGATGCCCGCAGAAGCCCATAGAGTGAATGGCGATATCGTTGAAGATATTCCTCTTGAAGATTTACTTAAGGATGATATGATATTAGTAAAACCCGGAGAAAAAATTCCCGCTGATGGAATTATAGTAGAAGGATCCAGTTACTTGAATGAATCTATGCTTACCGGAGAATCTAAACCTGTAAAAAAAGAGTTGAACGATAAAGTAATTGGCGGATCGGTAAATGGAAATGGCTCCTTAAAGGTAAAAGTAGAGCATACGGGAAAAGACAGCTACCTAAACAAAGTTATAAAAATGGTTGAGGAGGCTCAAAAAACCAAATCTAAAATGCAAAATCTTTCTGATAGAGCAGCTAAATGGCTTACTTATATAGCTTTAGCTACTGGTTTTGGTACACTTGCCGTATGGTTAGTTCTAGGATTTCCTTTTGTTTACGCTTTAGAACGTATGGTTACAGTAATGGTTATTGCTTGTCCACATGCTTTGGGGCTTGCAATCCCGTTAGTAGTTGCCATATCTACGGCAGTTTCAGCACAAAATGGTTTATTGATTCGTAATAGAACAGCTTTTGAAGAATCACGTAAAATATCGGTATTGCTTTTCGATAAAACGGGGACATTGACTAAAGGTGATTTTGGAGTTACAAGAATTGAATCTACAGATGAAAAATACACCAGTGAAGAAGTATTAAGACTAGCGAGTGCCCTAGAGCAAAGCTCTGAACATCCAATTGCTGTTGGAGTTATTAAAAAGATTAAAGAAAGTAATGGTATTATTCCAAAGCCTGAAAATTTTATGGCCATTACCGGGAAAGGTGTTGAAGCGGATGTTGAAGGAAAAAAAGTAAAAGTGGTTAGTCCAGGGTATTTGAGGGACGAAAAAATAACCATTCCCGAGGACGCCTATAGCGATGCCGCTGAAACTGTAGTTTTTGTATTAATTGACGGGAAATTGGCTGGATATATTGCTCTTGCAGACGAAATCAGGCCAGAATCCTATGATGCCATAAAAGTATTCAAAAAGAACAATATCAAAGTATTAATGGCTACGGGAGATAATGAGATAACTGCTAAAGCAGTAAGCGATAAACTGGGATTGGATGGATACTATTCAGAAGTGCTCCCACATCAAAAAGTTGAAATTGTAAAAGAACTTCAAGCTAAAAATGAATTTGTGGCTATGACTGGTGATGGCGTAAATGACGCTCCCGCATTAGCACAAGCGGATGTTGGGATTGCTGTTGGTTCTGGTACCGATGTGGCAGCCGAAACAGCAGATATTATTTTGGTAAACAGTAATCCACAGGATATTGCCAACTTGATTTTATTTGGAAAAGCGACTTATAACAAAATGATTCAAAACCTGGTATGGGCTACTGGCTATAATGTTGTTGCCATTCCACTGGCTGCAGGAGTGCTTTATTCTTCCGGATTTGTTTTAGGTCCAGCAGTCGGGGCTGTATTTATGAGTTTGAGTACTATTATTGTTGCCATCAATGCTCAGTTGTTGAAGAGAAAAATCAGCAAAAAATAA
- a CDS encoding AAA family ATPase: MNNKKANNNWYVITGGPSTGKTTVVDILTKRGYKTTIEHARHYIDTMRIDGETVEEMRNNKKKFQLGVLDMQIEQEASIMPEDLVFLDRAIPDALAYYQFLNLDYDEKLLNAVKESSYKKIFILDRLPFQKDYARTEDEEEQKEIHRLIIDVYESLGFPIVFVPVLPPKERVDFVLNNI, encoded by the coding sequence ATGAATAATAAAAAAGCAAATAACAATTGGTATGTTATCACAGGTGGACCCAGTACCGGTAAAACTACTGTTGTTGATATTTTAACTAAAAGAGGTTACAAAACCACTATCGAGCATGCAAGGCATTATATTGATACTATGCGTATTGATGGAGAGACAGTGGAAGAAATGAGAAATAACAAGAAAAAATTTCAATTAGGGGTTTTAGATATGCAAATTGAACAAGAAGCATCAATAATGCCGGAAGATTTAGTTTTCCTTGACAGAGCAATACCAGATGCATTGGCTTATTATCAATTTCTGAATCTTGATTACGATGAGAAATTACTTAATGCAGTAAAAGAATCATCCTATAAAAAGATTTTTATTTTAGATCGATTGCCTTTCCAAAAGGACTATGCACGAACAGAAGATGAAGAGGAACAAAAAGAAATTCACCGATTGATTATAGATGTATATGAATCTTTAGGTTTTCCAATCGTTTTTGTTCCGGTTCTTCCCCCAAAAGAAAGAGTGGATTTTGTTTTGAACAACATTTAG
- a CDS encoding MBL fold metallo-hydrolase RNA specificity domain-containing protein: MESKKNKIHFLGAAGTVTGSKYLLDTGDKKIMIDCGLFQGLKELRLLNWEYPPIDVSAIDVVLLTHGHLDHTGYLPRLVKLGFNGPIYGTYPTMDIAKIILNDSAKIQEQEAERANKEGYSKHSPAEPLYDLKNVEKTIPHFKGVPPAQWIPLFEGIKVRFTYNGHIIGATYIELDVDGKRFVFSGDIGRINDLLLYPPIKPERADVLFIESTYGGRFHQEELEAIPLIEKLVNDTLSKGGSLFIPSFSVERAQLMMLIFWRLLKENKIPRVPMIMDSPMGANVLELFHRTRDWHKLEEKECDEMCSYFNVVSSYSETMELSADNKPKIVIAGSGMLTGGRMLNYLETQAQNPNNTLLFVGYQAEGTRGRKLLEGGKELKVYGKWVPFNMQVAEIEGLSAHADHTELLDWLSLINKKPERIFIVHGEKEEAEGLQKGIKETYNWDCDIPELYSIKEV; encoded by the coding sequence ATGGAAAGTAAAAAGAATAAGATACACTTTTTAGGAGCAGCAGGAACTGTTACAGGTTCTAAATATCTTTTAGATACCGGAGATAAAAAAATCATGATTGACTGTGGACTTTTTCAAGGGCTTAAAGAATTGCGTCTACTCAACTGGGAGTATCCTCCAATAGATGTTTCTGCAATAGATGTTGTATTGCTTACTCACGGTCATTTGGACCACACGGGCTATTTGCCAAGATTAGTAAAGTTGGGTTTTAACGGCCCAATATATGGGACCTATCCCACTATGGATATTGCTAAAATAATACTGAATGATAGTGCCAAAATTCAAGAGCAAGAAGCTGAACGTGCCAATAAGGAAGGCTATTCCAAACACAGTCCGGCAGAACCTTTATATGATTTAAAAAATGTTGAAAAAACAATTCCTCATTTTAAAGGGGTTCCCCCTGCACAATGGATTCCTCTATTTGAGGGAATCAAAGTGCGCTTTACCTACAATGGTCATATCATAGGTGCCACCTACATAGAATTGGATGTCGACGGTAAACGATTTGTTTTTTCTGGAGACATCGGCAGAATCAATGATTTACTGTTATATCCACCTATTAAACCTGAAAGGGCTGATGTTCTTTTTATTGAGTCCACTTATGGGGGAAGGTTTCATCAAGAAGAACTTGAAGCCATTCCATTGATAGAAAAATTGGTTAATGATACCTTATCAAAGGGTGGTAGTCTTTTCATACCCAGCTTTTCTGTAGAACGTGCCCAATTGATGATGTTGATATTTTGGAGGCTTTTAAAAGAAAATAAAATACCTAGAGTTCCCATGATAATGGATAGTCCTATGGGAGCAAACGTACTGGAACTATTTCATCGAACAAGGGACTGGCATAAATTGGAAGAAAAAGAATGTGATGAAATGTGTTCTTATTTTAATGTGGTGAGCAGTTATAGTGAAACTATGGAGCTTAGTGCAGATAATAAGCCTAAAATTGTTATAGCAGGGAGTGGGATGCTTACAGGTGGAAGAATGTTGAATTATCTGGAAACACAAGCACAAAACCCAAACAACACTTTACTCTTTGTAGGGTATCAGGCGGAAGGTACTCGGGGAAGAAAGCTGTTGGAAGGAGGAAAGGAATTAAAGGTGTATGGAAAATGGGTGCCTTTTAACATGCAAGTAGCAGAAATCGAAGGTCTTTCGGCACACGCAGATCACACCGAACTATTGGATTGGTTGAGTCTGATAAATAAAAAACCAGAAAGGATATTCATAGTTCACGGGGAAAAAGAAGAGGCGGAAGGATTGCAAAAAGGAATTAAAGAAACCTATAATTGGGATTGCGATATTCCAGAATTGTATAGTATCAAAGAAGTCTAA
- a CDS encoding ATP cone domain-containing protein, with protein MENTINIVKHSGDIVAFDVDKLINSLRRSQANETLIQQIVEQVKTELYEGITTKKIYQIAFKMLKSKERVSASRYKLKKAIMELGPTGFPFEKFVGRILDYESFKTQVGVIVQGHCVQHEVDVVALKDNKHYMIECKFHSDQGRFCNVKIPLYIHSRFLDVEKQWEKQKGHETKFHQGWVYTNTRFTTDAIQYGTCAGLGLVSWGYPQDNSLKYRIDKSGLHPLTALTTITKAEKSKILEKGIVLCKELHKNPKILAEIGIDKSRHQNILDDSLELCKEH; from the coding sequence ATGGAGAATACAATCAATATAGTAAAACATTCAGGAGACATCGTAGCGTTTGATGTTGACAAACTTATCAATTCCTTAAGACGCTCACAAGCTAACGAAACCCTTATTCAACAGATTGTTGAGCAAGTAAAGACTGAACTTTATGAAGGAATTACCACCAAAAAAATATATCAAATAGCCTTTAAAATGCTAAAAAGTAAAGAAAGGGTAAGCGCCTCAAGGTATAAACTTAAAAAAGCAATCATGGAATTGGGACCTACTGGTTTCCCTTTTGAAAAATTTGTGGGTAGAATTCTGGATTATGAAAGTTTTAAAACCCAAGTTGGCGTTATTGTTCAAGGACATTGTGTGCAACATGAAGTGGATGTAGTTGCTCTTAAAGATAATAAACACTATATGATAGAATGTAAATTTCACAGTGATCAAGGACGGTTTTGTAATGTGAAAATTCCACTCTATATCCATTCCAGATTTTTGGATGTGGAGAAACAATGGGAAAAACAAAAAGGACATGAAACAAAATTTCATCAGGGATGGGTTTACACTAACACCCGTTTTACCACAGATGCCATCCAATATGGCACTTGCGCAGGATTAGGTCTTGTAAGTTGGGGTTACCCTCAAGACAATAGTCTTAAATATAGAATTGATAAATCGGGTTTACATCCATTAACCGCCCTGACCACAATCACCAAGGCAGAGAAATCAAAAATATTGGAAAAAGGCATCGTATTGTGCAAAGAGTTGCATAAAAATCCAAAGATTCTAGCAGAAATTGGAATAGATAAATCACGACATCAAAATATTTTAGATGATTCTCTAGAACTGTGTAAAGAACATTAG
- a CDS encoding class I fructose-bisphosphate aldolase has translation MNPYENIVEYLGVKAPLYLEHVCEKITKDKLQTPSIHTIDTIFGNSNRNPQVIRSLSQLYNHGNLSGTGYLSILPVDQGIEHSASFSFYNYPNYFDPENIIKLALEAGCNGVASTFGVLALNARKYAHKIPFIVKINHNELLTYPNKYDQTLFGTVKEAWNMGAVAVGATIYFGSNNSNRQLKEIAEAFAEAHNLGMATILWCYLRNESFATTEQDYHSAADLTSQANHLGVTMQADIIKQKLPTTNYGFKKLQFGKYVDSMYETLTTEHPIDLCRLQVANCYMGKIGLINSGGGSKGASDLSEAIKTAVINKRAGGSGLILGRKAFQRPFEEGVELIQTVQSVYLEKKISVA, from the coding sequence ATGAATCCATACGAAAATATAGTTGAATATTTAGGGGTTAAAGCTCCCTTATATCTGGAACACGTTTGCGAGAAAATCACAAAAGATAAGCTACAAACTCCATCTATTCATACTATTGACACCATTTTTGGCAACAGTAATAGAAACCCGCAAGTTATCAGAAGTCTTTCTCAACTGTACAATCATGGAAATCTTTCTGGTACTGGATATTTAAGCATACTTCCCGTTGACCAAGGGATTGAACATAGCGCCTCTTTTTCATTCTACAATTACCCCAACTATTTCGACCCCGAAAATATTATAAAATTGGCACTTGAAGCCGGGTGTAATGGTGTTGCTTCCACATTTGGAGTGTTGGCTTTAAACGCACGAAAATATGCCCATAAAATTCCATTTATTGTAAAGATAAATCATAACGAATTGTTGACCTACCCCAATAAATATGACCAAACTCTGTTTGGAACGGTAAAAGAAGCCTGGAATATGGGAGCCGTGGCAGTAGGGGCTACCATTTATTTTGGTTCCAATAATAGTAATCGTCAGCTGAAAGAAATTGCGGAAGCTTTCGCAGAGGCACACAACTTAGGAATGGCAACCATTTTATGGTGTTATCTCCGTAATGAGTCCTTTGCAACGACTGAACAGGATTATCATTCCGCTGCCGATTTAACTTCGCAAGCCAACCACCTTGGCGTGACTATGCAGGCGGATATCATTAAACAGAAATTACCCACCACTAATTACGGTTTTAAAAAGCTCCAGTTCGGCAAATACGTTGACAGTATGTATGAAACCCTTACCACAGAACATCCCATTGATTTGTGCCGTCTACAAGTGGCCAACTGCTATATGGGAAAAATTGGATTGATCAATTCGGGTGGCGGCTCAAAAGGAGCATCAGATCTAAGCGAAGCCATAAAAACTGCCGTCATAAACAAGCGGGCGGGAGGATCAGGATTGATTTTGGGGAGAAAGGCTTTTCAGAGACCTTTTGAAGAAGGAGTTGAATTGATACAAACCGTGCAGAGTGTTTATTTAGAAAAGAAGATTTCAGTAGCATAG